The genomic region TCTAACTTAACAATTTCACCATTTGCAATTAGAAGATTATTTGTTCGTAATAATGCAATGAAATCCAAAGagattataataaaaatgcaatataaaggaaaaaaaatcagaataaaatttgtaataattgaaaaaaacaAGCCGCTTATTTTACTTAGTGTTACAATAATGAAACGATTAGAATATTTTATTGAAGATGAAGATTAGAGATATGCATATGTAATGGAAGTTAAAGCctaaaatgaagaagaaaaactggaaaaataaaaccaagaagtaataaaaaattttactggcaaatatgatttaaatgattagaaagataaagataaaatgaaaattttattggAAAAGAGTGTTAAACTTtgggaaaataaaaatatgaaaccCAACGATGAATACAAAGTTTTTATTAAGTTACAAGGAAAAGCTCGCCGCTATAACCCTAGACCATTAAGTGAAGAAATTTTAACAATATTACATCAAAAAGTAAACGAAATGTTACAATCTATTGTTATAAGTAAAGTTGTTAATAATGAATGAACTTCACCTATTGTAATGGTATGAAAGAAAGATAAACATTGGAGAATCACTATAGATTATcgtcatttaaataaatttatactaGATGATTCATATATTATTCCTCATATGAAACATATATTTCTAGTAATTTATGGTACTAAATGGTTTTCAAAAATACATTCCAAAAATTGCTTTTGGAATATTGCATTAGAAGAGAATAGTAAGAAATATACAAGTTTTATAGTTCCCAAACGTTGTATAGTTATGTTTAATGTGTTACTATTTGAATTGAAAGCATGTCCTATACAATTTCAAAGAATAATggaaaacatttttatggAATTAATTCAAGAAAATTGCATAGTCGTATATATTGACGATATCATCATTTTAACAAAAACGATAACTGAACATCACAGCGTTTTAAAAAGAGTTTATAAATTGTTGATAGACAATAATATTGGActaaatattgaaaaatgtGAGTTATATAAAACCTCTATTACATATTCAGGACAAATAATAGATAGAGGAGTAATAAGACCTCTATtagataaaatagaaatgaTTATTGTAACAGAACAACTTAAATCAAAGAAACAATTAAGATCGTTCCTAGGAGATTCTAATTATAATAGAAACTATGtaagaaaattttcaaattGGAGTTCCAAATAAGCTCTTTTATTGACTAAATAGAAAAAGTTTGAATGAAATGGAGAACATTCGCAAATACTTGAGCAAATTAAGGATAAAACGTCTGAAGTAGCTTATCTGTGATTTCCCAAAATAGGAAAACCGTATACTATTTTATACTAGCAATTCAAATTATGCTATAGAAGCTGTATTGACTcgataaataattataccGGTGAAACTAAGTTTATCCATTATACATCTAAGAGAATAAATAATGTTCAATGAAAATGGAATACAAttgaaaaagaataatttgcTATATTAGCACCTTGTGAAATCTttgattattatattaaaggaTCTAAGGAACTGATTTATTATTTGGATATTCAATGACTTGgataaaagtaatgaatatccaagttaataaagagtaAATTTTTAAGACTCCTTTATAAATTTGTATTATAGGTTctatataatacaaaattaattaaatcaccttaaaaaaagtgaaagtctataaaagttaaataaaatttaattaaagcAACACACTTGCTATTCTTTTCTCTTCGTTTttcttccaaaaaaaaacatcatcataaaaaaaacatgcaaaaaaaaaaaaaagatttaaataaaaaaaataaaaagacaTGATATAATTATAACCGAAATGTGtcaaaaaaaacttttattacACACACTAAGTTCGTCAAAGTTCTAGTAATTTAACTTTCTTGCATGCAGTGCATTCCTAGataagaattaaaaatttaggTTTTAATAACTGTTTAGTGTTATTAAATTAATCACgagcatatatataaaaattttactaaGACAAACCTTAAACTGTATATTAACTAAGGGAaatgaatttattcattGACCAGGCACTAATAAAAACTGATGTAACTGTTTAACTGGAATGGATTCAATCAATACTGGAAAGCTATATCGACAGAAATTGAGATTGTTTGAATTTAATTTAGAATTTGAACATATTGAAGGAGTACAAAATAGTTTAGCTGATTGGATTACTAGATCAATAGAAGATGATACTGATCTTCCAAACTATATAATACTTTATTGTCATAAACTTTCGGAAAAATatgaagatatatataatatccCATCTTGTCAAGAAGTTTCTGATGAAATAcgggaaaataaaaataacataccAAGATATGTAGCTTGGACGAATGAATTCCCAGTTTACTACAGAATAGGACGATTATATATACCAGAAAGATATAGAAACCATTTAATGTATTGATTTCATATTAATAAGCTTGCAGGAAATTGTGAAGTGaataaaacataaaagaaaattcagGAACACCTTTGATGGCCTAATATTAGTAGAGAAATTGAAGACTATGTCTTAAATTGTTTAATATGTCAGATAATACGTAGTAGAAGATTTAAATCAGATGTAAATAAGGAATTatcagaaaataatatattctaTATGGTATCTTTATATATTGAAGTTCCTGGAATTTGAAAAGGTAAAGAATACAATATACAAGTAGCAATTGACCATTATTCACGTTTTATGTTAACAAATGTGACAGATAAAGCTTCTACCTCTAAGTatgttataaatattataagaaataCGTGGATCCCCATATTTGGATATCCAAGAAGTATTTTAATAGATCGAGGttcaatatatatgattCAAGAATTTAaagattatattattaatgaattgcagataaaattatatcataCTAGTGCATATTATTCACAAGGATAAGGAGTAAATGGAAGTGCTCATAAAAGtcttaaatatatacttaaaatgctatatgaaaaagaaaaattttttttgagcAAATAGTTAGAAATGCAGTTCTAATATATGATAATACCCCTCATGGTACAATTGGAGAAACACCTTGATTTTCGATATACGGAATATATCGTATATGTccatatttttcaaaaataacaCCAGAAACAACTAAGGAGATGATCATCATTTATTTAAACGATCGATGGAAAAATGTAAGTgatgatttaattaaaataaaggaaaaacaTTTAAGGATAAAAAGATTAAATCAGAAGGCATTATATCTTATAAATTATCTGAATATGAgagaaataaaatgaaacatTATAGTGGAAAtggaaaatataaatcaCATTGATCATTCCCACATAGAGTAACGGATATCAAAAATGGGAATTTAAAAACCATACCCATTTATTATCGAGGCATAGAAATACAAAAGGGGTTAGAAGTTATAAAGCAAGCCAAAGAGAGCAAACTATAAGCATTATTATTACTTCCCCCTAAGTGGTGAAGTAtggtttataaaaaaattgttattaatcttttgtaaaataaaattagctACTAGTCAGGAAAATataagttagccatgcactgactctagttaaaaaaaaaaatatatatatatataaagttgtatttttttttttgtttattttatacttatgttatattcactttgtatattttgaaataacatataataaattagagtttaatttttgttatttgttataaattttgtaaatGTTTTCAACTgaaagaatatatttattctttataaatgaaaattcatttataaagATAAACCTATGTCTGCTAAACAATACATAATAATTtgattcaaattaaatattatacattatGAAATGccattatatatacaataaaataagtacatatataaataaaaacttatatttagttatatatactctttattaatttgtttgttcagTCCCTAACAAAATCTTTGGGAAGGCaactaataaattaataggataaatatttttacatttgcTGTAGGAATAAGTTTATACACTAAAAATcagtatacttagttatatatgctctttattaattcataTGTTTGATACTATAttaaagtcattaaacaggcaattaataaatcaatacaatatatatttctatgtATAACAtaagaataagtatatagTCTAAAAATCCGTATATTTATTAGTTATATatgttctttattaatttgtttatttaatattctaacaaagtcattaaataggcaattaataaatcaaatgaaAAGAGGATAttcaatattaaaaaaagtctTTTTCAtactaataaaatttttatatgaaaaaaatagcaacaaaatataaatatttttatgtattatcattattctatattattaaaatgttatattacccaaataaaaaaagtaaatataaaaaaagttataagaaaatttcatattttttttttctcccttttactatatatttttaaagttaacatatatatagcAATGAAATCTTTATCTACATAGAAATAGTATATAGGGAACATCATAGTATTCATAGTAAggataatattattttttttattcatttctttttatttttaattaaaaagaaatttttatttattattttcatttttaaggAGAAATATTAAGTGAAAtagttaaatttaaaaaatgattttttaaatttgaaaaaaaaaaaaagatttatttttattgtgaattttttattttatatgaaaaaaagaaaatacacaaaaaaatgtatatttatatatataaattatgttAATATATTGCAGAGTACAAAAATATGATAGCAAAATACTTTTaatgtaataatttttcatattgcTTAAAATGCTcattttatgatattaacACTGCCTATTAAAGCATGCATAATCGTGTTAATTAAAACTTGTTAAACTTCCTAATTctttaagaaaatttttaacaaTCAATTTAACAAAACATTATCTTATCaacattaaattttattttatataaatatattttttccttttagttacaaattttttctttattatagtaatattgataaatatataatagtaactattattattttctttatttttattgaaatatcATCTTTTGCTTTTGAAAAAACATGCATATGCATGTGCCCAATTTCATAATGAATTacaatttttcataatagTTAAAATGACAATATGTCATAAAAACACTAGATtatcttaaaaataaaactaaatTGTTATTGGTTACATCATTAAGGCGTTTTTTATAGTATATatcttctttataatttctattattaaattaaaattactgGTATTTTagtaattattataaatgtataCATTCTTCTTATATGTTTATTATAATgtaatagttttttttaagaaaaaattgatacatgcacaaatttttaatttggatttatttatttctataaCTGAACAACATTTGATTATACATCATTATAGcgttaaattataataaaaaataaaactataataaattaaatctagcataaatataaaaaatattatcaatTATATTATCTTTAAGGTTTacttaatattatatatcttaaaaatttgcagaattattatcatttttttataatctaaattataaaataattatattcatattttttgctttttttttttttattattttcagaattaataattaacaattcatatatatattacctTAAGTATAGGAATACTGTTTAAAATCTCTAGCACCATTTAATACATGAGTATTATTCTTAAATTATTCTTAATTTCAAactttatcttttaaatctcatctttttttctcttaaaGCATATACAAAATTAGTGATacttgaattttttttttttaaagggaattattaaaaaatatactcaATTGTAAAtgttaattatttattttatatatattcaacaatttgttaatttattctattttaatagtattaatacattacattttataaatattttaaatgaaaaaataaataagatattttaaagtaatattttttcttgaatattttaacatttataatttttatctataatttaaaatttttaatattctaatatatttttattaaagttattaataataattatatctaaaaataaataaatttatataaataaataaaaaatgaacagAAAAAGTGATTCTATCCTGAATATCAGAATGCATCCTATGTTTTATTACCATGTATCTGAAGGCTTTATTACTACAGATATATCcactttaaaattatatagtaaaagagagaaaaaaaatatattatattttcttatgaAGTTTTTCTTATTTACCTTTTTAATTTGGATATTACAATATTCTAATAATGtaggataataataatatttcaaaatatttgtttttttattattagtatttttttgaatCAAAATTTAATGAGAATGAAAAAATTCCTTTTCTAAATACcaaatgttttttttctattttagtGGGTCTCATATAAATCAAGGAATCAAGGAAACAGCTTAAAAAACGTATTAAATTTAGGATATGAAAGATCATTAGCAGAAAGTAATAATACAATAAAACAAACGAAAGAAGGATTAAATTACTATGATCAACAGAACATATTAGAAACATATTTAGAATCACGGAATGAGCAAAatgaaatagaagaaaatatagaTGTAGAacaagaaaatgaaataaagacgaaggagaaaaataaaaaagtaagtTTTAACAAGAGTATTTTAGGCACTTGTAAAAGTAACTTAAAATTAGTGTTATTTTccctcttttttttcatgccattttcttcatttatgaTATCTTTAATATCTTTAATATCTTCTAATTTCTATGATGAAAAAACATATATGGCAACTTTTTTGTTATCTAATATATCCATTATAATCTTTgcaatatatttaatatacgAACAAATCAATATAAAACGCAAAATCAAATTATAAGTAACcattgtaattaaaaatatgatatactaagaaatagatatatataagatAAGATAAAAAGTATCTTAAAGATTAATATAgatatgatttattaattgcatATCCAATAATTTTTGAAAACTATCAAgtgaaaaatttaataaagaatatttagagtatttttaataactttgtttaatataaaaatatttttgtaatgaattaatatgttttataaattatatttctattcatgatttattaattatttgttTGATGAGTCTGCTATAGTactaaacaaacaaattaataaagggaatgcataactaaatatactaatttttagtgtatatacttattcttaTATTACATATAGAAACACTTATAATATGtaacatttaatttgaattaatcAATTTTATATTGCTTGACAGACATATATTTACTCTGAcaaatgtatatttatttacaaagaataagtatattttttttaatttaaaaactcACACAAATaagttataacaaataacaaaattaaattctAAATTCTTCCCTGTTATTTCGAAATATACAAAtcgaatataacataaacattataattttcatttatgaaaagaaataaaaagttttctTTAGTTACTTTTCgtacattaatttttatattttcaattaaaaattttcttttccaTTAAAAATAAACCCCAAATAAAGATtgttgcatttttttttaataattaccaatatatataaagaataaaataaacacaaaaaaaatatagctatatatatatttttttttcttttttttaactagaaTTAGTTCATGGCTGGCTTATATTTTCCCAACTAGTAAGCTAAccttatatattataaaaggttaataacatcttttattaaccaataacTAAGTTTATCATGCAAATAGcttaatacatatttttattaaccaatactCTAGCTAAGATATTGAatgggcaattaataaatcaattagataatttatctattttaaaatattaattttagtTCTTTTCCacgtatatttttattatctcatgagtttttatatttattcaaGATAAAACTccatgaaaaaatatatagtttttcatataaaaaaaatctcataaaataaaggaaaatacttttttgttaaaaaaaaattgaaaaaattattatacgCATTTTACCagttttcctttttatttttgtaacaTATCCTTCTACAAAAGCATATCTATAGATGTATTTTGTTCACAAAGCAATCTTATACATTCATTTAACTGGTCTCTTATATGTAATaataacatttatatattaactttcactattataaaaacttaaaagataaataagatcttttatttacaaaacagttaattaataaatcatagtATCATTAAATagacaattaataaatcagtacATGAAGATACTTATAACAGTATTTTACTTATAAAGATATGTATACAAAGATGagcatataaatatatgttttaaaaatgcgaacatattaatttttttttttttgaaaatggaaataaaagttcaatttttttttaataatttttcttttgatattttaaaaaaaaaaatatgaatgatgagtatatttttttttttattttatgtgaATGATTAAAACTTATAACTAAATGATAACATTTTGTAACAAAAACTATTGaaaaatgtaattaaaaaaaaaagatatgagttaatttaattttatgttttatagGAAATTACATGAAAAGTGCATAATTAtctataaataatgaatttattataaGTAAAATTAGTAGATATTTCTCTGTATACTCTATTAATTTGACTCTTTAAAATACTGTAAAAGTATTCCAATggacaattaataaatcagacATATACATCTAAAAATATCAACATTCATCCTTGttaactataaaaaaaaagaaaattattatgttttcttccttaaatttatttcattaataaatattccaaaaaaaaaattatatcatcTTATTGAATTCTTCTTAGATAAGTAAttgtttaataaattaatataaaagttataaaaGTATAAGCATAtcttatatttcatttattactATATTATTAAGATTataaaaaggttaataacgtTTTTACTTgctatgtaaaaataatttaattagaTTGAAATATGttataactaaaaaaaataagaaaatataggAATTAACTATATGGAgaacaaatatataatattatacaacttttaagaaaaaaaattcaaataatataaaaattattttcatagaATActgcattattttttttaaaaatttagttTCTTTAACATAATCATTTTTGAATATAGTAATAACCTAATTATATATCAATGTATATGTTTTAggaaattaattaaattaaagtaactaaataattatgttttttaaaaatataaccattcaataaatagaaataaaaaaatttctaataATTGCAAATaatattgtttttatataactagttagtaaaaaatattattaatctttAATAAAACGACATATAGTAAattatgagaaaaaaaataaaaggatattttatttttgtaaattctttttattaattgtaatttaaaatttttaactttaaagaaaaaaatatagttttttttttttttaattttgtcgttaattaatgaataaattcattGCCCTTAATATGCAGTTTTAAGTTTTTCCTTGATAAaacttatttatttatgtttGTGATTAATTAAATAGAACATATTAGTAAGaccaaattttattttgtcaTATCTAGGAGTATATTGCATGTAAAATCTAAAGTGATAGCACCGTGACCAACTTAGTGTGTCtaataaaagtttttatcataaaaacAACTCAGTTAtaattatacttttatttatttttttttgtgtttattttgtttgcatgtttttttttccctctaatttttttcttttttttttggtaagCAATGATGAGAAAGAATAGCAAATAAATTTCgtcaattaaaatttttttatttagcttatttaagtttttaaatttatttaattttctattatatagAAACCTTAGTACAGAGTTATAAAGGAGTTTTAATatttgctctttattaatttggaTATTCAtcacttttattaaaattgttGAATAACCAATTAATTAATAAGTTgtcaaattaatttttttattttataaaaattaaactgGAAGttaagagaaaaataaaaaggatcttgtttttattaaatttttatctttatatatttttgaaaaaaccGTTAATAGTTCtataaataaattgttattttacttaatattgttttatatataattaaagatTTGTAAAAGAATttacattttaataaaaataaggatAAATTTCTATTAAAATTGATAAATGCCATTTATAAAACAAGTTTTGCCTTAAGAACAATAAGATCATTAAGTTTatgtgtttttaattaaagaataataaattttatattaaataaatgatttattttttgtgaTACAGAATGATtatatgaaattttattatttgaagcaaagtcatttttattacaaaTAAGAATGGTGTTTACTGTTATACATTCTCTTTATTTGTTTGTTCTTTTAATACTTTTGAAGATTCATTAAAGAgattattaatatatcaaAGCTATGGTGATATTTAACATACATTTAATCTTATAttatagatatttttttttttaatgaataataattttaattaaaaggttatttaaatttttttacatatttaatTTCTATTCGTTCTAGTATTAAAAGGgttgaaattattaaatgaCATAAAGTGAATAGAATAAAACTAGGAGATTCTATACTATAgatttcaaataaaaaaaaaaatgtatataatacAAGGGATAAAAGCGATAAAAGAATAGAAAAGCCCAGTAAAAAGAGTTTTAAATTGCTTTTACATTTGTCTAAGGTTCTCTCGattaattttacattttGATTTTTCCTTTCTGTCTCTATTTCACCTTCTTGTTCTACAtctatattttcttctatttcatttttctcaTTTCTTGATTCCGAATATGTTTCTAATATATCATGTT from Plasmodium relictum strain SGS1 genome assembly, contig: PRELSG_00_v1_326, whole genome shotgun sequence harbors:
- a CDS encoding fam-h protein — encoded protein: MNRKNKIMLIPSIRMHPMYYYRVSKDLITTDVSTLKLCSKREKKNLLYFLMKSFIFILLIWILKFYNNWDSYKSWNHENGLKNVLDLGYKRSLAESNDAIKQTKKGLNYHDQHDILETYSESRNEKNEIEENIDVEQEGEIETERKNQNVKLIERTLDKCKSNLKLFLLGFSILLSLLSLVLYTFFFLFEIYSIESPSFILFTLCHLIISTLLILERIEIKYVKKFK
- a CDS encoding fam-h protein translates to MNRKSDSILNIRMHPMFYYHVSEGFITTDISTLKLYSKREKKNILYFLMKFFLFTFLIWILQYSNNWVSYKSRNQGNSLKNVLNLGYERSLAESNNTIKQTKEGLNYYDQQNILETYLESRNEQNEIEENIDVEQENEIKTKEKNKKVSFNKSILGTCKSNLKLVLFSLFFFMPFSSFMISLISLISSNFYDEKTYMATFLLSNISIIIFAIYLIYEQINIKRKIKL